In Megalopta genalis isolate 19385.01 chromosome 17, iyMegGena1_principal, whole genome shotgun sequence, a single genomic region encodes these proteins:
- the Cand1 gene encoding cullin-associated and neddylation-dissociated 1 isoform X1 — translation MASVSYHIANLLEKMTSSDKDFRFMATNDLMSELQKDSIKLDDESERKVVKMLLKLLEDKNGEVQNLAVKCLGPLVNKVKEYQVETIVDALCSNMVSDKEQLRDISSIGLKTVISELPLGSSELVANVCKRITGRLSSAIEKQEDVSVQLEALDIVADLLSRFGALLVTFHSIILSALLPQLSSPRQAVRKRTIVALSHLLTSSNNYLYNKLLDHLLEGLSIQTAKNVVRTYIQCIASICRQAGHRFGEQIGRVMPLILQYSVDDDDELREYCLQAFESFVYRCPKEITPHISKIIDICLMYITYDPNYNYDDDMNDASDGEGAVMEIEEDGEEDAEDEYSDDDDMSWKVRRAAAKCLEAVVSSRRELLPELYKDVSPALIARFKEREENVKSDIFHAYIALLKQTRPATGVPLDPDAMEDDDGPISLLQQQVPLIVKAVHRQMKEKSIKTRQDCFSLLKELVLVLPGALNNHIPALISGIQYSLGDKNSSSNMKIDALAFVHTLLITHQPEVFHPHMAVLAPPIIAAVGDPFYKITAEALLVLQQLVQVIRPHDKPCYFDLTSLSGEIYRCTLTRLRTADIDQEVKERAIACMGQILAHFGDILSDELHVCLPIFLDRLRNEITRLTTVKALTCIASSPLRVDLKPIMDEAIPILGSFLRKNQRALKLCSLPLLDTLVQNYSSALHVDLLDKVTTELPALLNETDLHIAQLTLNLLTVIAMLHPVALTRVSDNILPEILVLVKSPLLQGVALTSMLEFFQALVQADIQGLGYRELLSMLIAPVNQSVLHKQAYHSLAKCAAALTITWHQEAQAVVEQFLKDVQNPQSDAQHIFALLVIGEIGRHVDLSGIASLKHIILNSFSSHSEEVKSAASYTLGNIAVGNLPEYLPFILKEIEAQPKRQYLLLHSLKEIITCQSASLSGVSHLQNFVPSIWMLLYRHCECTEEGTRNVVAECLGKLTLIDPATLLPKLQESLKSPSAFMRTTTVTAVKFTISDQPQQIDAMLKQCMGNFLVALEDPDLNVRRVALVAFNSAAHNKPMLIRDLLDSVLPHLYAETKIKKELIREVEMGPFKHTVDDGLDLRKAAFECMYTLLDSCLDRLDVFNFLNHVENGLRDHYDIKMLTYLMTARLAQLCPTAVLQRLERLVEPLKSTCTMKVKANSVKQEYEKQDELKRSALRAVAALLTIPDADKNPSLCEFVTQIKATPELQPLFEIIQKDCSGSSMNETNAMDQS, via the exons ATGGCTAGTGTATCTTATCACATTGCTAACTTGCTGGAGAAG ATGACTTCCAGCGATAAGGATTTCAGATTTATGGCAACCAATGATCTGATGAGTGAATTACAAAAAGATAGCATTAAATTGGACGATGAATCAGAGCGTAAAGTTGTAAAAATGCTTTTAAAACTGCTAGAAGACAAGAATGGAGAAGTACAAAATCTTGCTGTAAAATG TTTGGGCCCATTAGTCAATAAGGTAAAGGAGTACCAAGTGGAAACTATTGTAGATGCACTGTGCAGTAACATGGTATCAGACAAAGAACAGTTAAGAGATATCTCCAGTATCGGATTGAAAACTGTAATCTCCGAACTTCCTTTAGGATCCAGCGAACTTGTTGCAAACGTTTGTAAACGAATAACTGGTCGTCTTAGCAGTGCTATCGAAAAA CAGGAAGATGTATCTGTACAACTTGAGGCTCTTGATATCGTAGCTGATTTATTGTCTCGATTCGGTGCTTTACTAGTCACCTTCCATTCTATCATTTTGTCTGCTCTGCTGCCACAACTTTCTTCCCCGCGTCAAGCAGTTCGAAAACGTACCATAGTAGCATTGAGTCACCTGTTGACTTCGAGTAACAATTACTTGTACAATAAGCTTTTGGATCATTTGCTTGAAGGTCTTTCTATTCAAACTGCTAAAAATGTGGTACGCACTTACATACAATGCATCGCATCTATTTG TCGTCAAGCCGGACACAGATTTGGAGAGCAAATAGGGAGGGTAATGCCTCTAATCTTACAGTACAGTGTGGACGACGACGATGAACTGAGAGAATATTGTTTACAAGCTTTTGAATCTTTTGTATACAGATGCCCCAAAGAAATTACACCACATATAAGTAAA ATTATAGATATTTGTTTGATGTACATCACATACGACCCAAATTATAATTACGATGATGATATGAACGACGCGTCTGATGGAGAAGGTGCTGTGATGGAAATAGAAGAAGATGGAGAGGAAGATGCAGAAGACGAGTATTCAGACGATGATGATATGAGTTGGAAGGTTCGTAGAGCAGCTGCAAAGTGTCTTGAGGCTGTTGTTTCCAGTAGACGAGAACTTCTCCCAGAACTTTACAAAGATGTTTCACCAGCTCTAATTGCAAGATTTAAAG AAAGAGAAGAAAACGTAAAATCGGATATATTCCATGCATATATCGCTCTTTTGAAACAAACTAGACCAGCCACTGGAGTACCACTTGATCCTGATGCGATGGAGGACGATGACGGTCCGATATCGTTACTTCAACAGCAAGTTCCGTTAATAGTAAAAGCAGTCCATCGTCAGATGAAAGAGAAAAGTATTAAAACCAGACAAGATTGTTTTTCACTGTTAAAAGAGTTAGTACTCGTGTTGCCTGGTGCTTTAAACAATCATATACCGGCATTGATATCTGGTATTCAATACTCATTGGGAGACAAAAATTCTTCATCAAATATGAAGATTGATGCACTGGCTTTCGTGCATACGTTATTAATCACACATCAACCAGAGGTCTTTCATCCTCATATGGCAGTCTTAGCACCACCCATTATAGCTGCAGTTGGAGATCCATTTTACAAAATTACAGCGGAGGCGTTATTGGTATTGCAACAGCTTGTTCAAGTAATTAGACCGCATG ATAAGCCATGTTACTTTGATTTGACATCATTGTCTGGCGAAATATATCGTTGCACATTGACCAGACTAAGAACAGCGGATATCGATCAGGAAGTGAAGGAAAGAGCAATTGCTTGCATGGGTCAGATTCTAGCTCACTTTGGGGACATTTTGTCAGATGAATTGCATGTATGTCTGCCAATATTCCTGGACAGGCTTCGTAACGAGATAACACGACTTACGACTGTTAAGGCCTTAACTTGTATAGCATCGTCGCCTTTGAGAGTAGATCTTAAGCCGATTATG GACGAGGCTATTCCAATTCTTGGGTCTTTTCTCCGAAAAAATCAACGAGCTTTGAAATTGTGTTCCCTACCACTTTTAGATACTTTGGTGCAAAATTACAGCTCTGCTCTTCACGTAGATTTATTAGATAAG GTAACGACGGAGCTACCGGCATTATTAAATGAGACTGATCTACATATTGCGCAATTAACTCTTAATCTTCTCACTGTTATCGCGATGTTACACCCAGTCGCCCTGACAAGGGTGTCTGATAACATCCTTCCAGAAATATTAGTGTTGGTAAAATCTCCACTTCTCCAAG GGGTGGCCTTAACTTCTATGCTGGAATTTTTCCAAGCATTGGTCCAGGCAGACATACAGGGTCTGGGATATAGAGAATTGCTTTCGATGTTAATAGCGCCCGTTAATCAATCTGTTCTTCATAAGCAAGCCTATCATTCCCTCGCTAAATGTGCGGCTGCGTTAACAATTACTTGGCATCAGGAAGCTCAAGCAGTGGTAGAACAATTTCTAAAAGACGTTCAGAATCCTCAAAGTGACGCACAACACATCTTTGCGCTGTTAGTCATCGGTGAAATAGGCAGACACGT GGACTTAAGTGGAATCGCATCTCTGAAGCATATAATTTTAAACTCATTCTCGTCCCATTCGGAGGAAGTGAAATCGGCAGCCAGTTACACATTAGGGAACATAGCAGTCGGCAATCTTCCAGAGTATTTGCCATTCATATTGAAGGAAATTGAGGCACAACCAAAACGTCAATATCTTCTTTTACATTCGTTAAAAGAG ATCATCACATGTCAATCTGCTAGTCTGTCCGGTGTGTCCCACTTGCAAAACTTTGTGCCTTCAATCTGGATGTTGTTGTATAGGCATTGCGAATGTACGGAAGAAGGCACACGCAACGTCGTCGCAGAATGTCTAGGAAAACTTACTCTGATTGATCCTGCTACCTTATTACCAAAACTACAAGAATCATTGAAATCACCTTCTGCGTTCATGAGAACTACTACAGTCACGGCCGTCAAGTTCACCATTTCTGATCAG CCTCAGCAAATCGACGCCATGTTAAAACAATGCATGGGCAATTTCTTGGTGGCTTTAGAGGATCCTGACCTGAATGTAAGAAGAGTAGCTTTAGTTGCATTCAATTCGGCAGCTCATAATAAACCAATGTTGATCAGAGATTTATTAGATTCTGTGTTACCACATCTGTACGCTGAAACTAAGATAAAG AAAGAACTGATAAGAGAAGTTGAAATGGGACCGTTTAAACATACTGTAGACGATGGTCTGGATCTTAGAAAAGCAGCATTCGAATGCATGTACACGTTATTAGATTCATGCCTCGATCGGCTGGatgttttcaattttctaaaccACGTCGAGAATGGCCTCAGAGATCACTATGATATCAAGATGTTGACCTACCTTATGACGGCCAGGCTCGCTCAACTGTGCCCTACGGCCGTCTTACAAA GGCTGGAAAGGTTAGTTGAACCGTTGAAGAGTACGTGTACAATGAAAGTAAAAGCAAATTCAGTGAAGCAAGAATATGAGAAACAAGATGAATTGAAACGCTCGGCATTGAGAGCAGTTGCAGCGCTATTAACAATTCCAGATGCtg ATAAAAATCCGTCACTATGCGAGTTTGTAACTCAGATCAAAGCAACGCCCGAGTTGCAACCACTTTTCGAAATAATTCAGAAGGATTGCAGCGGAAGCAGTATGAATGAAACCAACGCGATGGATCAGAGTTAA
- the Cand1 gene encoding cullin-associated and neddylation-dissociated 1 isoform X3: MVSDKEQLRDISSIGLKTVISELPLGSSELVANVCKRITGRLSSAIEKQEDVSVQLEALDIVADLLSRFGALLVTFHSIILSALLPQLSSPRQAVRKRTIVALSHLLTSSNNYLYNKLLDHLLEGLSIQTAKNVVRTYIQCIASICRQAGHRFGEQIGRVMPLILQYSVDDDDELREYCLQAFESFVYRCPKEITPHISKIIDICLMYITYDPNYNYDDDMNDASDGEGAVMEIEEDGEEDAEDEYSDDDDMSWKVRRAAAKCLEAVVSSRRELLPELYKDVSPALIARFKEREENVKSDIFHAYIALLKQTRPATGVPLDPDAMEDDDGPISLLQQQVPLIVKAVHRQMKEKSIKTRQDCFSLLKELVLVLPGALNNHIPALISGIQYSLGDKNSSSNMKIDALAFVHTLLITHQPEVFHPHMAVLAPPIIAAVGDPFYKITAEALLVLQQLVQVIRPHDKPCYFDLTSLSGEIYRCTLTRLRTADIDQEVKERAIACMGQILAHFGDILSDELHVCLPIFLDRLRNEITRLTTVKALTCIASSPLRVDLKPIMDEAIPILGSFLRKNQRALKLCSLPLLDTLVQNYSSALHVDLLDKVTTELPALLNETDLHIAQLTLNLLTVIAMLHPVALTRVSDNILPEILVLVKSPLLQGVALTSMLEFFQALVQADIQGLGYRELLSMLIAPVNQSVLHKQAYHSLAKCAAALTITWHQEAQAVVEQFLKDVQNPQSDAQHIFALLVIGEIGRHVDLSGIASLKHIILNSFSSHSEEVKSAASYTLGNIAVGNLPEYLPFILKEIEAQPKRQYLLLHSLKEIITCQSASLSGVSHLQNFVPSIWMLLYRHCECTEEGTRNVVAECLGKLTLIDPATLLPKLQESLKSPSAFMRTTTVTAVKFTISDQPQQIDAMLKQCMGNFLVALEDPDLNVRRVALVAFNSAAHNKPMLIRDLLDSVLPHLYAETKIKKELIREVEMGPFKHTVDDGLDLRKAAFECMYTLLDSCLDRLDVFNFLNHVENGLRDHYDIKMLTYLMTARLAQLCPTAVLQRLERLVEPLKSTCTMKVKANSVKQEYEKQDELKRSALRAVAALLTIPDADKNPSLCEFVTQIKATPELQPLFEIIQKDCSGSSMNETNAMDQS, encoded by the exons ATGGTATCAGACAAAGAACAGTTAAGAGATATCTCCAGTATCGGATTGAAAACTGTAATCTCCGAACTTCCTTTAGGATCCAGCGAACTTGTTGCAAACGTTTGTAAACGAATAACTGGTCGTCTTAGCAGTGCTATCGAAAAA CAGGAAGATGTATCTGTACAACTTGAGGCTCTTGATATCGTAGCTGATTTATTGTCTCGATTCGGTGCTTTACTAGTCACCTTCCATTCTATCATTTTGTCTGCTCTGCTGCCACAACTTTCTTCCCCGCGTCAAGCAGTTCGAAAACGTACCATAGTAGCATTGAGTCACCTGTTGACTTCGAGTAACAATTACTTGTACAATAAGCTTTTGGATCATTTGCTTGAAGGTCTTTCTATTCAAACTGCTAAAAATGTGGTACGCACTTACATACAATGCATCGCATCTATTTG TCGTCAAGCCGGACACAGATTTGGAGAGCAAATAGGGAGGGTAATGCCTCTAATCTTACAGTACAGTGTGGACGACGACGATGAACTGAGAGAATATTGTTTACAAGCTTTTGAATCTTTTGTATACAGATGCCCCAAAGAAATTACACCACATATAAGTAAA ATTATAGATATTTGTTTGATGTACATCACATACGACCCAAATTATAATTACGATGATGATATGAACGACGCGTCTGATGGAGAAGGTGCTGTGATGGAAATAGAAGAAGATGGAGAGGAAGATGCAGAAGACGAGTATTCAGACGATGATGATATGAGTTGGAAGGTTCGTAGAGCAGCTGCAAAGTGTCTTGAGGCTGTTGTTTCCAGTAGACGAGAACTTCTCCCAGAACTTTACAAAGATGTTTCACCAGCTCTAATTGCAAGATTTAAAG AAAGAGAAGAAAACGTAAAATCGGATATATTCCATGCATATATCGCTCTTTTGAAACAAACTAGACCAGCCACTGGAGTACCACTTGATCCTGATGCGATGGAGGACGATGACGGTCCGATATCGTTACTTCAACAGCAAGTTCCGTTAATAGTAAAAGCAGTCCATCGTCAGATGAAAGAGAAAAGTATTAAAACCAGACAAGATTGTTTTTCACTGTTAAAAGAGTTAGTACTCGTGTTGCCTGGTGCTTTAAACAATCATATACCGGCATTGATATCTGGTATTCAATACTCATTGGGAGACAAAAATTCTTCATCAAATATGAAGATTGATGCACTGGCTTTCGTGCATACGTTATTAATCACACATCAACCAGAGGTCTTTCATCCTCATATGGCAGTCTTAGCACCACCCATTATAGCTGCAGTTGGAGATCCATTTTACAAAATTACAGCGGAGGCGTTATTGGTATTGCAACAGCTTGTTCAAGTAATTAGACCGCATG ATAAGCCATGTTACTTTGATTTGACATCATTGTCTGGCGAAATATATCGTTGCACATTGACCAGACTAAGAACAGCGGATATCGATCAGGAAGTGAAGGAAAGAGCAATTGCTTGCATGGGTCAGATTCTAGCTCACTTTGGGGACATTTTGTCAGATGAATTGCATGTATGTCTGCCAATATTCCTGGACAGGCTTCGTAACGAGATAACACGACTTACGACTGTTAAGGCCTTAACTTGTATAGCATCGTCGCCTTTGAGAGTAGATCTTAAGCCGATTATG GACGAGGCTATTCCAATTCTTGGGTCTTTTCTCCGAAAAAATCAACGAGCTTTGAAATTGTGTTCCCTACCACTTTTAGATACTTTGGTGCAAAATTACAGCTCTGCTCTTCACGTAGATTTATTAGATAAG GTAACGACGGAGCTACCGGCATTATTAAATGAGACTGATCTACATATTGCGCAATTAACTCTTAATCTTCTCACTGTTATCGCGATGTTACACCCAGTCGCCCTGACAAGGGTGTCTGATAACATCCTTCCAGAAATATTAGTGTTGGTAAAATCTCCACTTCTCCAAG GGGTGGCCTTAACTTCTATGCTGGAATTTTTCCAAGCATTGGTCCAGGCAGACATACAGGGTCTGGGATATAGAGAATTGCTTTCGATGTTAATAGCGCCCGTTAATCAATCTGTTCTTCATAAGCAAGCCTATCATTCCCTCGCTAAATGTGCGGCTGCGTTAACAATTACTTGGCATCAGGAAGCTCAAGCAGTGGTAGAACAATTTCTAAAAGACGTTCAGAATCCTCAAAGTGACGCACAACACATCTTTGCGCTGTTAGTCATCGGTGAAATAGGCAGACACGT GGACTTAAGTGGAATCGCATCTCTGAAGCATATAATTTTAAACTCATTCTCGTCCCATTCGGAGGAAGTGAAATCGGCAGCCAGTTACACATTAGGGAACATAGCAGTCGGCAATCTTCCAGAGTATTTGCCATTCATATTGAAGGAAATTGAGGCACAACCAAAACGTCAATATCTTCTTTTACATTCGTTAAAAGAG ATCATCACATGTCAATCTGCTAGTCTGTCCGGTGTGTCCCACTTGCAAAACTTTGTGCCTTCAATCTGGATGTTGTTGTATAGGCATTGCGAATGTACGGAAGAAGGCACACGCAACGTCGTCGCAGAATGTCTAGGAAAACTTACTCTGATTGATCCTGCTACCTTATTACCAAAACTACAAGAATCATTGAAATCACCTTCTGCGTTCATGAGAACTACTACAGTCACGGCCGTCAAGTTCACCATTTCTGATCAG CCTCAGCAAATCGACGCCATGTTAAAACAATGCATGGGCAATTTCTTGGTGGCTTTAGAGGATCCTGACCTGAATGTAAGAAGAGTAGCTTTAGTTGCATTCAATTCGGCAGCTCATAATAAACCAATGTTGATCAGAGATTTATTAGATTCTGTGTTACCACATCTGTACGCTGAAACTAAGATAAAG AAAGAACTGATAAGAGAAGTTGAAATGGGACCGTTTAAACATACTGTAGACGATGGTCTGGATCTTAGAAAAGCAGCATTCGAATGCATGTACACGTTATTAGATTCATGCCTCGATCGGCTGGatgttttcaattttctaaaccACGTCGAGAATGGCCTCAGAGATCACTATGATATCAAGATGTTGACCTACCTTATGACGGCCAGGCTCGCTCAACTGTGCCCTACGGCCGTCTTACAAA GGCTGGAAAGGTTAGTTGAACCGTTGAAGAGTACGTGTACAATGAAAGTAAAAGCAAATTCAGTGAAGCAAGAATATGAGAAACAAGATGAATTGAAACGCTCGGCATTGAGAGCAGTTGCAGCGCTATTAACAATTCCAGATGCtg ATAAAAATCCGTCACTATGCGAGTTTGTAACTCAGATCAAAGCAACGCCCGAGTTGCAACCACTTTTCGAAATAATTCAGAAGGATTGCAGCGGAAGCAGTATGAATGAAACCAACGCGATGGATCAGAGTTAA
- the Cand1 gene encoding cullin-associated and neddylation-dissociated 1 isoform X2, protein MASVSYHIANLLEKMTSSDKDFRFMATNDLMSELQKDSIKLDDESERKVVKMLLKLLEDKNGEVQNLAVKCLGPLVNKVKEYQVETIVDALCSNMVSDKEQLRDISSIGLKTVISELPLGSSELVANVCKRITGRLSSAIEKEDVSVQLEALDIVADLLSRFGALLVTFHSIILSALLPQLSSPRQAVRKRTIVALSHLLTSSNNYLYNKLLDHLLEGLSIQTAKNVVRTYIQCIASICRQAGHRFGEQIGRVMPLILQYSVDDDDELREYCLQAFESFVYRCPKEITPHISKIIDICLMYITYDPNYNYDDDMNDASDGEGAVMEIEEDGEEDAEDEYSDDDDMSWKVRRAAAKCLEAVVSSRRELLPELYKDVSPALIARFKEREENVKSDIFHAYIALLKQTRPATGVPLDPDAMEDDDGPISLLQQQVPLIVKAVHRQMKEKSIKTRQDCFSLLKELVLVLPGALNNHIPALISGIQYSLGDKNSSSNMKIDALAFVHTLLITHQPEVFHPHMAVLAPPIIAAVGDPFYKITAEALLVLQQLVQVIRPHDKPCYFDLTSLSGEIYRCTLTRLRTADIDQEVKERAIACMGQILAHFGDILSDELHVCLPIFLDRLRNEITRLTTVKALTCIASSPLRVDLKPIMDEAIPILGSFLRKNQRALKLCSLPLLDTLVQNYSSALHVDLLDKVTTELPALLNETDLHIAQLTLNLLTVIAMLHPVALTRVSDNILPEILVLVKSPLLQGVALTSMLEFFQALVQADIQGLGYRELLSMLIAPVNQSVLHKQAYHSLAKCAAALTITWHQEAQAVVEQFLKDVQNPQSDAQHIFALLVIGEIGRHVDLSGIASLKHIILNSFSSHSEEVKSAASYTLGNIAVGNLPEYLPFILKEIEAQPKRQYLLLHSLKEIITCQSASLSGVSHLQNFVPSIWMLLYRHCECTEEGTRNVVAECLGKLTLIDPATLLPKLQESLKSPSAFMRTTTVTAVKFTISDQPQQIDAMLKQCMGNFLVALEDPDLNVRRVALVAFNSAAHNKPMLIRDLLDSVLPHLYAETKIKKELIREVEMGPFKHTVDDGLDLRKAAFECMYTLLDSCLDRLDVFNFLNHVENGLRDHYDIKMLTYLMTARLAQLCPTAVLQRLERLVEPLKSTCTMKVKANSVKQEYEKQDELKRSALRAVAALLTIPDADKNPSLCEFVTQIKATPELQPLFEIIQKDCSGSSMNETNAMDQS, encoded by the exons ATGGCTAGTGTATCTTATCACATTGCTAACTTGCTGGAGAAG ATGACTTCCAGCGATAAGGATTTCAGATTTATGGCAACCAATGATCTGATGAGTGAATTACAAAAAGATAGCATTAAATTGGACGATGAATCAGAGCGTAAAGTTGTAAAAATGCTTTTAAAACTGCTAGAAGACAAGAATGGAGAAGTACAAAATCTTGCTGTAAAATG TTTGGGCCCATTAGTCAATAAGGTAAAGGAGTACCAAGTGGAAACTATTGTAGATGCACTGTGCAGTAACATGGTATCAGACAAAGAACAGTTAAGAGATATCTCCAGTATCGGATTGAAAACTGTAATCTCCGAACTTCCTTTAGGATCCAGCGAACTTGTTGCAAACGTTTGTAAACGAATAACTGGTCGTCTTAGCAGTGCTATCGAAAAA GAAGATGTATCTGTACAACTTGAGGCTCTTGATATCGTAGCTGATTTATTGTCTCGATTCGGTGCTTTACTAGTCACCTTCCATTCTATCATTTTGTCTGCTCTGCTGCCACAACTTTCTTCCCCGCGTCAAGCAGTTCGAAAACGTACCATAGTAGCATTGAGTCACCTGTTGACTTCGAGTAACAATTACTTGTACAATAAGCTTTTGGATCATTTGCTTGAAGGTCTTTCTATTCAAACTGCTAAAAATGTGGTACGCACTTACATACAATGCATCGCATCTATTTG TCGTCAAGCCGGACACAGATTTGGAGAGCAAATAGGGAGGGTAATGCCTCTAATCTTACAGTACAGTGTGGACGACGACGATGAACTGAGAGAATATTGTTTACAAGCTTTTGAATCTTTTGTATACAGATGCCCCAAAGAAATTACACCACATATAAGTAAA ATTATAGATATTTGTTTGATGTACATCACATACGACCCAAATTATAATTACGATGATGATATGAACGACGCGTCTGATGGAGAAGGTGCTGTGATGGAAATAGAAGAAGATGGAGAGGAAGATGCAGAAGACGAGTATTCAGACGATGATGATATGAGTTGGAAGGTTCGTAGAGCAGCTGCAAAGTGTCTTGAGGCTGTTGTTTCCAGTAGACGAGAACTTCTCCCAGAACTTTACAAAGATGTTTCACCAGCTCTAATTGCAAGATTTAAAG AAAGAGAAGAAAACGTAAAATCGGATATATTCCATGCATATATCGCTCTTTTGAAACAAACTAGACCAGCCACTGGAGTACCACTTGATCCTGATGCGATGGAGGACGATGACGGTCCGATATCGTTACTTCAACAGCAAGTTCCGTTAATAGTAAAAGCAGTCCATCGTCAGATGAAAGAGAAAAGTATTAAAACCAGACAAGATTGTTTTTCACTGTTAAAAGAGTTAGTACTCGTGTTGCCTGGTGCTTTAAACAATCATATACCGGCATTGATATCTGGTATTCAATACTCATTGGGAGACAAAAATTCTTCATCAAATATGAAGATTGATGCACTGGCTTTCGTGCATACGTTATTAATCACACATCAACCAGAGGTCTTTCATCCTCATATGGCAGTCTTAGCACCACCCATTATAGCTGCAGTTGGAGATCCATTTTACAAAATTACAGCGGAGGCGTTATTGGTATTGCAACAGCTTGTTCAAGTAATTAGACCGCATG ATAAGCCATGTTACTTTGATTTGACATCATTGTCTGGCGAAATATATCGTTGCACATTGACCAGACTAAGAACAGCGGATATCGATCAGGAAGTGAAGGAAAGAGCAATTGCTTGCATGGGTCAGATTCTAGCTCACTTTGGGGACATTTTGTCAGATGAATTGCATGTATGTCTGCCAATATTCCTGGACAGGCTTCGTAACGAGATAACACGACTTACGACTGTTAAGGCCTTAACTTGTATAGCATCGTCGCCTTTGAGAGTAGATCTTAAGCCGATTATG GACGAGGCTATTCCAATTCTTGGGTCTTTTCTCCGAAAAAATCAACGAGCTTTGAAATTGTGTTCCCTACCACTTTTAGATACTTTGGTGCAAAATTACAGCTCTGCTCTTCACGTAGATTTATTAGATAAG GTAACGACGGAGCTACCGGCATTATTAAATGAGACTGATCTACATATTGCGCAATTAACTCTTAATCTTCTCACTGTTATCGCGATGTTACACCCAGTCGCCCTGACAAGGGTGTCTGATAACATCCTTCCAGAAATATTAGTGTTGGTAAAATCTCCACTTCTCCAAG GGGTGGCCTTAACTTCTATGCTGGAATTTTTCCAAGCATTGGTCCAGGCAGACATACAGGGTCTGGGATATAGAGAATTGCTTTCGATGTTAATAGCGCCCGTTAATCAATCTGTTCTTCATAAGCAAGCCTATCATTCCCTCGCTAAATGTGCGGCTGCGTTAACAATTACTTGGCATCAGGAAGCTCAAGCAGTGGTAGAACAATTTCTAAAAGACGTTCAGAATCCTCAAAGTGACGCACAACACATCTTTGCGCTGTTAGTCATCGGTGAAATAGGCAGACACGT GGACTTAAGTGGAATCGCATCTCTGAAGCATATAATTTTAAACTCATTCTCGTCCCATTCGGAGGAAGTGAAATCGGCAGCCAGTTACACATTAGGGAACATAGCAGTCGGCAATCTTCCAGAGTATTTGCCATTCATATTGAAGGAAATTGAGGCACAACCAAAACGTCAATATCTTCTTTTACATTCGTTAAAAGAG ATCATCACATGTCAATCTGCTAGTCTGTCCGGTGTGTCCCACTTGCAAAACTTTGTGCCTTCAATCTGGATGTTGTTGTATAGGCATTGCGAATGTACGGAAGAAGGCACACGCAACGTCGTCGCAGAATGTCTAGGAAAACTTACTCTGATTGATCCTGCTACCTTATTACCAAAACTACAAGAATCATTGAAATCACCTTCTGCGTTCATGAGAACTACTACAGTCACGGCCGTCAAGTTCACCATTTCTGATCAG CCTCAGCAAATCGACGCCATGTTAAAACAATGCATGGGCAATTTCTTGGTGGCTTTAGAGGATCCTGACCTGAATGTAAGAAGAGTAGCTTTAGTTGCATTCAATTCGGCAGCTCATAATAAACCAATGTTGATCAGAGATTTATTAGATTCTGTGTTACCACATCTGTACGCTGAAACTAAGATAAAG AAAGAACTGATAAGAGAAGTTGAAATGGGACCGTTTAAACATACTGTAGACGATGGTCTGGATCTTAGAAAAGCAGCATTCGAATGCATGTACACGTTATTAGATTCATGCCTCGATCGGCTGGatgttttcaattttctaaaccACGTCGAGAATGGCCTCAGAGATCACTATGATATCAAGATGTTGACCTACCTTATGACGGCCAGGCTCGCTCAACTGTGCCCTACGGCCGTCTTACAAA GGCTGGAAAGGTTAGTTGAACCGTTGAAGAGTACGTGTACAATGAAAGTAAAAGCAAATTCAGTGAAGCAAGAATATGAGAAACAAGATGAATTGAAACGCTCGGCATTGAGAGCAGTTGCAGCGCTATTAACAATTCCAGATGCtg ATAAAAATCCGTCACTATGCGAGTTTGTAACTCAGATCAAAGCAACGCCCGAGTTGCAACCACTTTTCGAAATAATTCAGAAGGATTGCAGCGGAAGCAGTATGAATGAAACCAACGCGATGGATCAGAGTTAA